One window of the Leptospira broomii serovar Hurstbridge str. 5399 genome contains the following:
- a CDS encoding NADPH-dependent FMN reductase, which yields MKIGIIVGSHRKESQSAKVGGFLASKLKEMSVQTWTFDLGKTRLPIWDESFWDGGLEWDSLWKPIDTELRSCDGFVVVTPEYAGMASPALKNFFLYAGLPQLGHKPALLAGVSAGRGGAFPVDELRSSSYKNSKLCYIPEQLLFREAEHLVNPGDPISQEDSYIRERSTFALKVLIAYAEALSEVRESGVTEDPRFKNGMS from the coding sequence ATGAAAATAGGAATTATCGTAGGATCGCATCGTAAAGAATCTCAATCCGCAAAAGTGGGAGGGTTCCTTGCTTCGAAATTGAAGGAGATGTCGGTTCAAACTTGGACTTTCGATTTAGGAAAGACGAGGCTACCGATTTGGGATGAAAGTTTTTGGGACGGCGGCTTAGAATGGGATTCTCTCTGGAAACCGATCGATACGGAACTTAGGAGCTGCGACGGTTTTGTAGTAGTGACTCCCGAATACGCCGGGATGGCAAGTCCGGCTCTAAAGAATTTCTTTTTATATGCAGGGCTGCCTCAGCTCGGCCATAAGCCTGCGCTATTGGCCGGTGTCTCGGCCGGTCGCGGAGGAGCTTTTCCGGTGGATGAGCTTCGCTCAAGCAGTTATAAGAATAGCAAACTTTGCTATATTCCCGAACAATTACTATTCCGCGAGGCCGAACACCTGGTCAATCCCGGTGATCCGATTTCTCAAGAAGATTCGTATATACGTGAAAGAAGCACCTTTGCACTTAAGGTTTTGATCGCGTATGCGGAAGCCCTGTCCGAAGTCCGGGAATCGGGAGTCACGGAAGACCCTCGATTTAAGAACGGGATGTCTTAG